The sequence gtCTGTGTGTGACAAATCAACTTGAAAGTCACCGATAATAGTTTTCTCAACAGGTGCCATATTAGACCAGCCTAACTTCCAGAAGAACCCAACTGTAATTTGCTATTTTTCCTCCCTGAAGTCTTATACTTTCGTGCAATTCATGCAATCCAGTTATCTTCTGCCGGGTACTCTCTGGTGCACCTGTGTAGCTCCATTACTTCCTACTAGTTCAACTCAGAAAGGTTGGGCTTTGCATATGCTTCAACAATGCACTTCGTTAGTACTTATCAGGAATTCACTGATCTATCTCTTGATTTTATTAGGCATCATGATCAATGTACTGATACATCTTTGCTCTGTGCTGATCAGGGAGGCAGCTCTTGCGGATTGATCACTGAAGATGGGAGAGATAGTCAGTTCTGCCATTGTTACTGAGACAGTGAACAAAATCATATCTGGCATGATTGATAATTATGAGCAAAAATTAAGTGCGGACGAGCTGATGGAGAGGCTGGAGATGGCACAAATCAAGTTGGAGCTTGCACTTGAGACATCCAGTAAGTGGCAGATCACGAGTGAGCCGTTGCTGCGTTGGCAGAAGAAGCTGAAGCGTGCTACTGAAGAGTGTGATGACACACTACGCAAGTGCAGGCAGCATGTccaggaagaagaggagaaggaacAGCAAGTAAGGAATTCCTCCTTTCCTAGGCGAATTGCCTGTGCCACCAAATCACTGATATCATCCATCTTTCACGGCAATATCGACGAGCCAAGTAGATCAACTGTTCAAAGATTTGAGTGGTTTGCTAAGGGAGCTGATGACTTTCTGAAATCTCTGGAGTTTGGAGGGACACCTCGCCGTTACTTGTTCTTTGACCCTCTTATCGGGCACCTTCTTGCTGGTGAAACACTTGAGTACAAATTTGTGCAGGGAAACAAGCAGCATTTGTTTTGGATACGGCCCAATGACATTGCAGATCGAGGAGTAGAAGCTAAGTTGATCTTTGTTTACAACGATTGCAGTGCACCTGAGAATAACTTTTTCCTCGGTATGATGCTACAAATTTCAGAGAGTACAAACATAATTGGCACTATAATTAAGTGCTTGCAATGGTTTACCCCTCATTTCAAGTCTACAACTGAAACTGTTAGGAAGGAACTTGCTCAGCTCCCTACACAAGACTTCTCCTGGGTGTCACATTATCGTTCATACCATTGGGACAACATTCATGGTATAGCTACTAAGTGGTTCCGCCCAAACCCAGTATGCTGCAAACATCAAGATCAGAGCATGTGTGGGAGTGGCAGCATGGACAAGGCAGAACTGCTAGATGTTTCTCTTCAACCAATCATTGAAGTGTATTTGGAGCGTCAAATCACACAATTTAGATGCAACAGTCAGAGGGCAGCTATACAAGGAAAAAACAACAAACAGAGAGCAGCTGTACGAGGAAAAAGATGTTATCCAAGAAGGCCTTCACATCTGAAACTTGGGGTTCTTTTTTTGCCTCATAGCTCTTCAAATGACCTTCTGCCTGCAGCTGAGAGTTCTGCAGTAGAGGTGATCAATGGCGAGGAGCAGCCTTGGTATCACAGAAACATTACCCTGGAACAGCTAGACAAGGTCATGCTGCCAAAGGCAATAGGTAGCATCAATCAGAATTCTGAAGCAACAGCACACCAGCTTCTCTGGAAGTCAAAACATGAAGCTGCATTCTTTCATTTGGGGAAGACGAGAATGAATATGCCGAGCACATTGAGCACTGCTAGGGAAGCAACTGTGTCGAGACGACAGGAACTTGATCTGGAGAGCCGGGCAGATGTGATCTCTGAGTTCCTCAAGTTGTGGGTTGAGCGTGCGCCTGTCCAGATGCAGCGCTCAATTGTAGACTGGATTCAGAAAGAGAAGGAAGTGCAGTTAGCGCCAACACCATTCTAGAATTCTAGATCATGTAAGAGAGATCGATGAGGGTAACAAGGGGAATGGATAGGAAGTTCTTCATGATGAGAAATGAGCCTTGTTCAGTCTTAATTTCTAAGCCAGCAATAACTTGGTATGTACAATGGGGTTTCATGAAAGTGAAGCACAGTCTGTTCAGCTCAGCATATAAGCAAGCTGGTAATAACATGGTGTTGAAATATTACGCGAGAAATCCGTTCACTGGATGGGTAATCGTTCTTTTTATCTGAATTTTTCTTGTCTAATCTTTTGCCATCATTGAAAGTGTGATGATGATATTGATATATAGTTTATGTCTCTAGTCTCAACCTGTTGGCTGTTACTATTTCGTACTCAACCTGTTGCCCGGCATTTCAGATTTCCATGCACAGTCAATGGCATGAAAATTCTGAAAACAAGTCCAACGTTTTACTGGTCTAGCTAGTTTCTTCTATCACTGATATTTCACGGCCCttctagaagaaaaaaaaaagaaattctaaACCGAGGTACGACTTGATCAAGAGTTCATTAAGATAATAAAAGACTTGATTAGTCCCTCTCCCATCATGATGATTCCctggaaaatgaaacaaattatAACTAGCACTTTCCAGTAATGTTGCTTGTGCAGGAGAAGAAAGGTTGCCGTTCTTTTTCTCGTGCTCCATGCAGATCGAGGAAGGAAACGTCATGCCCAGGCGATCTCGCCGGCGCAGCTTATCGATCCCAGATTATTCTGCGGCAGCGACCACGTCGGCGGCTCCGCCATGGATGATTGGCGAGGAAACGTGCCGACGAATGGGTCGtgtattttcttaaaaaaagaaaaaaccgaACCAAGGGGTTCGGAGATTAAAACTCCGACTCCTCTAAccctcacctttttttttttagtggaaCGATGATTTATCGcttcatttttctctctccctgCAGAGAACCGAATGTAACTAATCGATTAGAGAGCAATCCTGCATGCAATCGACCAAAACCCAATTAGCGTGGTCGAAACCATCTTGCCGACTCCGGTGGCGCAATTGGAACAGCTGCACGGGAGATGCAACGACAAGCGGCTCAATTCCCAACACACTCActatttcttcttaaaaaaatatttgaagtaACGTCTCTCCATCCaaatctcgttttttttttttttggaacagcTGCACGGCAGCAAGATTGTGATCGACCCATCATCACCCAGGGCGACCTGCAGCAGAAGAAGAGTgcctcattttatttttttttcgcgcAGCTCACTTCTGCATAAGAGCAcctataattgttttttttttaaaaaaagaattctaCTAGGAGGGTCGGAGATAAATATTCCGACAGCCAAACAAATAGAGAGCAGAGCGTGGCGAGTTCGGTGATTCCATAAGAGGggattgttttttcttttcttttcttttcctgaagACGAACGAATGCAACCAATCGATCAGGGAGCAAATTCGCATGCAATTTACCCGATGAATCTGACCGAATCCCATGAAATTGACGAACTCCGACAGGTCGGGCACGGCAAGCCATAGAAACCTCTGTCCTCTGCACGGCGAAGATTGTGATCGACGCCACTGTTCTTGATTCCTTGTGAACATCAGAAGAGAAACCTATCTATTCTTGTAGGTTTCAGCTCGCCGACAACCTGAACCTGTACATCTAGCCATCAGGAAGTAATAGGGAAAGAGATAATCAATCAATTTGCACTGCTAGATACATATAGACTGATTAAGATCAAAGAAAGGATGAGATTAGCAGCACATTCTCTTCTGCACTATATACTGAATGAAGTACTGAAAACATTGAAGCGACGACAAGAACAATGCAATCGAAAGCATTGGTTCCATTTCTGCAAACCGATGAACAGTCAACTCAAGTGGAGAGTAGAATATTTGGCTTGGAAATCGTCCACGTAGGTGTCATCAGAAATCAAAAAGTCATGCAAGACTTCCAGATTTCCAATTCAGAGACATTCAGTGGGCTAAACTACtccaaaaccagaggcatgtcCCCTGATTCGCCTTCTCTGACTTCAattctcctctcctcttatTATATAAATCCACCCGTCTGATGTCTCCTCCTGCTTTGCTGGTGCCGACCACGCTTTCATATCTTCCTCTTTGTCCCCCCTCCTGTactgaaaaagaaagggagagcCCGAGAAGAAGCTCGAATCCGGCTCAAAAGTTCCATCTTTTGTTGCTAATTCAGTTCAAAATTCGATCTCCTCAGCCTGCATCGAGACTGATGGATGCTTGGTCGTCGGAGCTGGCCGGGAGGATACGGAGCTGCAGCAAGATCCTCGAGGCCATCAgatcggcgccgtcgccgtcgccgccaagcGATGGATCGGTGTCAGACAAAGGGctcgactgcggcggcggcggcgatggtgccatgccgccgccggcgagctcggcggctggtggtggcggcggcggcttgggcgCAGAGACCGCCCTGTCCATCCTCGTCGACTGCTTCGGCCACTGATTATATTCCAAATTGGAGTATTTCTTTTTAGTTCATGTTTTATACTTTTGATATGTATAATCGCTGCAGCGAACGAGATGTATACATGGATCATGGATGAGATTATTCGAGATCTCTTATAGATATAGGAATTTGagttaatttgatttgatttcgCTATTACTTTGAGATACATGTATCAGTTCTACTCCCGTGTTGGCTCTCGTTGCAAGCAAGTTGGCAACACGTTTTTTGCGTTGACatctttaattttgttttttttccagtcCTAGACCATGAGCAACTTTCACATCTGATTTAGCAGCCTATTTGAATCCACCAAATTTTATTCAATAACAAAGCAAacatcaacagaaaaaaaaaagacatctGAAAATTTGAGATGAACCAAAGATACAGTATTTTGGCGAAATTTGGGCATCCCTCCAGATTCCAGAACATTGCCAAACTgaataaggctgtgttcgtttgaGCCTCTtctcaacccctctccctcgttttccacgcgcacgcttttcagactgctaaacggtgttttttttgaaaaaaaaagtttctatataaaatattagCGTAGAAATCGATCAAATTTGCATAAAATTCTCACAAATTTTGTCCTTGGAGTCCATTCCAAATGAAACATGCGAAAGCGCATGTAGTATAGTGGTTGTAGTGACTTGAATAGCATTATAAGGTTTGAGTTCAAATTCGCCGTAAAAaaaacccttctctaaaaataaaaaaaaacaaacgaaaCGAGGATTAAAATGGCATGAACAAGATTTGGGCCTAAGTTGGAAAGCCCAACTAGGCCCACTATTGCAGCCATGTAGGCCCAAGTAGGCCCAGTCCCAATACGCGGAACCCGTTGGCGGCAACTCCTACATATCCCCGAGAATTCGCGCTTCCGACCCCAAAATTTCCCCatttccttcccctctctctctctctctctctctctctctctctctccactcgctgcttccgccgccgccgccgccgcagcccatGGCCTCCTCGTCGGAGAACGTGGAGGCGCCGCGAGACGAGCAGCGCgacccgccgccgtcaccgccgaaCCCTAGCGAGGAGGCCGGGGCGGgcgaggagatggaggcggagggggagggggaggaggaggtgaaaaCCCTAGAGCGGGCGGAGGAGCTGTTCGAGAGGGGGTCCAAGGCCATCGAGGAGGGGGActtcgtcgacgccgtcgactGCCTCAGCCGCGCCCTCGAGATCAGGTGAGGGGCTTTCTCCGCTACACCCCCTCCGCTTCTACGGTTCCATTTCCCGACCTGGCTGGTTCGATGTGGGGGAATAACGTAATATTTGGTTCAGTGATGCTGTGGATTTGATTGTGTTGTTGCTGTCATGTGGAGTTTGTTATTTTGCCTTGTGTAATTGGGGAGGTGAGTCGGGTAGGGTTTATGAGGTTCTACAGCAAGCTGTTTGTTATTTTGTCTTGTGTAATTGGGGAGGTGAGTCGGGTAGGGTTTATGAGGTTCTACAGCAAGCTGGAGGCCATGATTGGCGATTGGGTTTCTCTTGTTTAGCAACGTGGCGCAATGGATTGGGCTATCATGTTGAGGAATCAGTCAATTCTCCTCTTAGCCTCGTGTTAATTGATAGCACTAGCTAGGAGTTTGTTTTATCTCTTGTTATTGTGTGTGAATTGCGACTACCATAGCAGCAAAGTGCGATTACTCAATTCTTGATATCTCAGAAATATGTATGTATGCTGCTCCACTACTGACTAGTTGGAAATATTTCACTGAGGTCAAGTTATATTAGTTTGTGGTTGTGCTTGGTAAATAGACAGAGCAGCTACCAATCTCGAACTACTGATCCATCTCAGTTTACATTATGACTCAATGAACTTGTACTATAACTTCAGTGCTTGCGCCCTAACAAATTTATGCCTTTTGTTGTCATCAGGGTTGCACATCATGGAGAACTTGCTCCGGAATGTGTTAGCACATATTTTAAGTATGGATGTGCCTTGCTATACAAAGCTCAGGATGAGGCTGATCCTTTGGGTAATGTTCCCAAGAGTTCATCTAATAAGGAGTCCATGAAGAGTA is a genomic window of Oryza glaberrima chromosome 7, OglaRS2, whole genome shotgun sequence containing:
- the LOC127778581 gene encoding uncharacterized protein LOC127778581, which codes for MGEIVSSAIVTETVNKIISGMIDNYEQKLSADELMERLEMAQIKLELALETSSKWQITSEPLLRWQKKLKRATEECDDTLRKCRQHVQEEEEKEQQVRNSSFPRRIACATKSLISSIFHGNIDEPSRSTVQRFEWFAKGADDFLKSLEFGGTPRRYLFFDPLIGHLLAGETLEYKFVQGNKQHLFWIRPNDIADRGVEAKLIFVYNDCSAPENNFFLGMMLQISESTNIIGTIIKCLQWFTPHFKSTTETVRKELAQLPTQDFSWVSHYRSYHWDNIHGIATKWFRPNPVCCKHQDQSMCGSGSMDKAELLDVSLQPIIEVYLERQITQFRCNSQRAAIQGKNNKQRAAVRGKRCYPRRPSHLKLGVLFLPHSSSNDLLPAAESSAVEVINGEEQPWYHRNITLEQLDKVMLPKAIGSINQNSEATAHQLLWKSKHEAAFFHLGKTRMNMPSTLSTAREATVSRRQELDLESRADVISEFLKLWVERAPVQMQRSIVDWIQKEKEVQLAPTPF